The following coding sequences lie in one Rutidosis leptorrhynchoides isolate AG116_Rl617_1_P2 chromosome 4, CSIRO_AGI_Rlap_v1, whole genome shotgun sequence genomic window:
- the LOC139904563 gene encoding protein NRT1/ PTR FAMILY 5.10-like isoform X1, with product MDNTASSSSTHLTEVETPLIDSYVNGAVDYKGREVLRSKSGFWRSAYFIISVEVAERFAYYGVSSNLITYLTGSLGLSTATAAENVNAWTGTASLLPLVGAFIADAFLGRYLTIIFASLLYILALGLLALSTLLPYDCENVVGASSCSSHVQVTMFFVSLYLVAFAQGGHKPCVQAFGADQFDANDPAECRAKSSFFNWWYFGLCAGPTVGIFVLTYIQDNLSWGLGFGIPCIVMGLALLIFLLGTMTYRFAEKVEDKSAFVRIGQVFVEAARNLRSTRSDMFVEKDAYGVLPRQPSQQFRFLNKALLSNESGPVCSVNEVEEAKAGLRLAPIWASCLAYATVFSQTSTLFTKQGATMDRLIGSSFEIPAATLQSFIGLSIITLIPIYDTILVPLARTITKKPSGITMLQRIGTGIFISIILMVVSALVETKRLKTAREYGLLDDPVATVPIKIWWLLPQYVLAGASEVFTVVGMQEFFYDQVPSELRSVGLALYLSAMGIGNFLSSFLISIVEKTTGGNGEDGWISDNINRGHVDYFYYLLAGISAVAFVMYVYAAKCYVYNQGRGF from the exons ATGGACAACACCGCCAGCAGTAGCAGTACTCACTTAACAGAAGTCGAAACGCCGTTAATAGACAGCTATGTCAACGGTGCCGTTGACTATAAAGGCCGTGAAGTCCTCCGATCAAAATCCGGTTTCTGGCGATCAGCATATTTTATCATCA GTGTTGAGGTAGCAGAGAGATTTGCATATTACGGAGTTAGTTCAAATTTGATCACCTACTTGACCGGATCTTTGGGGCTATCGACTGCAACAGCCGCCGAGAACGTTAACGCGTGGACTGGAACGGCGTCGTTACTTCCGTTAGTTGGTGCTTTCATTGCTGATGCTTTTCTTGGTCGATATTTAACGATTATATTCGCTTCTCTCCTTTATATTCTG GCGCTTGGGTTGCTTGCTCTTTCAACTTTGCTTCCTTATGACTGTGAAAATGTTGTCGGTGCTTCATCGTGTTCTTCTCACGTCCAAGTTACCATGTTTTTCGTTTCGCTATATCTTGTGGCATTTGCTCAAGGTGGTCACAAGCCTTGTGTGCAGGCGTTTGGGGCTGACCAATTTGATGCAAACGATCCAGCTGAATGCAGAGCCAAAAGTTCGTTTTTCAACTGGTGGTATTTTGGATTATGTGCAGGTCCAACAGTTGGTATCTTTGTTCTTACTTACATACAAGACAACCTTAGTTGGGGTCTTGGTTTTGGAATCCCTTGCATCGTTATGGGTTTAGCCCTGTTAATATTCTTGCTTGGAACCATGACTTACCGATTTGCAGAAAAAGTCGAGGATAAAAGTGCTTTTGTAAGAATTGGTCAGGTGTTTGTTGAAGCTGCTCGGAACTTGCGATCTACACGTTCAGACATGTTTGTGGAAAAGGACGCTTATGGAGTGTTGCCACGTCAGCCTTCTCAGCAATTCAG ATTTCTCAACAAAGCCTTACTATCAAATGAAAGTGGGCCCGTTTGCAGCGTGAATGAGGTTGAAGAAGCGAAGGCAGGTCTTAGACTAGCCCCAATATGGGCCAGTTGTTTAGCATATGCAACCGTATTTTCTCAAACTTCCACATTGTTTACCAAACAAGGAGCTACCATGGACCGTTTAATCGGGTCAAGTTTTGAGATTCCGGCCGCCACGTTACAATCTTTCATCGGCCTCTCAATAATCACCCTCATTCCTATATACGACACCATTTTGGTCCCCCTCGCTAGAACCATTACAAAGAAACCATCTGGTATAACAATGCTTCAAAGAATTGGAACCGGTATCTTCATATCTATTATCTTAATGGTGGTTTCAGCGCTCGTTGAGACAAAAAGGCTCAAAACGGCTCGTGAGTACGGGTTACTAGATGATCCAGTCGCAACTGTTCCAATTAAGATATGGTGGTTATTACCTCAGTATGTGTTAGCGGGTGCTTCGGAGGTTTTTACAGTTGTCGGAATGCAAGAATTTTTTTATGATCAAGTACCGAGTGAACTTAGGAGTGTTGGTTTAGCTCTTTACCTTAGTGCAATGGGTATTGGTAACTTTTTGAGCAGTTTTCTTATATCGATCGTTGAGAAAACGACAGGCGGAAATGGTGAAGATGGTTGGATATCAGATAACATTAATAGAGGCCATGTTGATTACTTTTACTATCTTTTGGCTGGGATAAGTGCTGTTGCGTTTGTTATGTATGTATATGCAGCGAAATGTTACGTGTATAATCAAGGGAGAGGTTTTTGA
- the LOC139904563 gene encoding protein NRT1/ PTR FAMILY 5.10-like isoform X2, which produces MDNTASSSSTHLTEVETPLIDSYVNGAVDYKGREVLRSKSGFWRSAYFIISVEVAERFAYYGVSSNLITYLTGSLGLSTATAAENVNAWTGTASLLPLVGAFIADAFLGRYLTIIFASLLYILALGLLALSTLLPYDCENVVGASSCSSHVQVTMFFVSLYLVAFAQGGHKPCVQAFGADQFDANDPAECRAKSSFFNWWYFGLCAGPTVGIFVLTYIQDNLSWGLGFGIPCIVMGLALLIFLLGTMTYRFAEKVEDKSAFVRIGQVFVEAARNLRSTRSDMFVEKDAYGVLPRQPSQQFSVNEVEEAKAGLRLAPIWASCLAYATVFSQTSTLFTKQGATMDRLIGSSFEIPAATLQSFIGLSIITLIPIYDTILVPLARTITKKPSGITMLQRIGTGIFISIILMVVSALVETKRLKTAREYGLLDDPVATVPIKIWWLLPQYVLAGASEVFTVVGMQEFFYDQVPSELRSVGLALYLSAMGIGNFLSSFLISIVEKTTGGNGEDGWISDNINRGHVDYFYYLLAGISAVAFVMYVYAAKCYVYNQGRGF; this is translated from the exons ATGGACAACACCGCCAGCAGTAGCAGTACTCACTTAACAGAAGTCGAAACGCCGTTAATAGACAGCTATGTCAACGGTGCCGTTGACTATAAAGGCCGTGAAGTCCTCCGATCAAAATCCGGTTTCTGGCGATCAGCATATTTTATCATCA GTGTTGAGGTAGCAGAGAGATTTGCATATTACGGAGTTAGTTCAAATTTGATCACCTACTTGACCGGATCTTTGGGGCTATCGACTGCAACAGCCGCCGAGAACGTTAACGCGTGGACTGGAACGGCGTCGTTACTTCCGTTAGTTGGTGCTTTCATTGCTGATGCTTTTCTTGGTCGATATTTAACGATTATATTCGCTTCTCTCCTTTATATTCTG GCGCTTGGGTTGCTTGCTCTTTCAACTTTGCTTCCTTATGACTGTGAAAATGTTGTCGGTGCTTCATCGTGTTCTTCTCACGTCCAAGTTACCATGTTTTTCGTTTCGCTATATCTTGTGGCATTTGCTCAAGGTGGTCACAAGCCTTGTGTGCAGGCGTTTGGGGCTGACCAATTTGATGCAAACGATCCAGCTGAATGCAGAGCCAAAAGTTCGTTTTTCAACTGGTGGTATTTTGGATTATGTGCAGGTCCAACAGTTGGTATCTTTGTTCTTACTTACATACAAGACAACCTTAGTTGGGGTCTTGGTTTTGGAATCCCTTGCATCGTTATGGGTTTAGCCCTGTTAATATTCTTGCTTGGAACCATGACTTACCGATTTGCAGAAAAAGTCGAGGATAAAAGTGCTTTTGTAAGAATTGGTCAGGTGTTTGTTGAAGCTGCTCGGAACTTGCGATCTACACGTTCAGACATGTTTGTGGAAAAGGACGCTTATGGAGTGTTGCCACGTCAGCCTTCTCAGCAATTCAG CGTGAATGAGGTTGAAGAAGCGAAGGCAGGTCTTAGACTAGCCCCAATATGGGCCAGTTGTTTAGCATATGCAACCGTATTTTCTCAAACTTCCACATTGTTTACCAAACAAGGAGCTACCATGGACCGTTTAATCGGGTCAAGTTTTGAGATTCCGGCCGCCACGTTACAATCTTTCATCGGCCTCTCAATAATCACCCTCATTCCTATATACGACACCATTTTGGTCCCCCTCGCTAGAACCATTACAAAGAAACCATCTGGTATAACAATGCTTCAAAGAATTGGAACCGGTATCTTCATATCTATTATCTTAATGGTGGTTTCAGCGCTCGTTGAGACAAAAAGGCTCAAAACGGCTCGTGAGTACGGGTTACTAGATGATCCAGTCGCAACTGTTCCAATTAAGATATGGTGGTTATTACCTCAGTATGTGTTAGCGGGTGCTTCGGAGGTTTTTACAGTTGTCGGAATGCAAGAATTTTTTTATGATCAAGTACCGAGTGAACTTAGGAGTGTTGGTTTAGCTCTTTACCTTAGTGCAATGGGTATTGGTAACTTTTTGAGCAGTTTTCTTATATCGATCGTTGAGAAAACGACAGGCGGAAATGGTGAAGATGGTTGGATATCAGATAACATTAATAGAGGCCATGTTGATTACTTTTACTATCTTTTGGCTGGGATAAGTGCTGTTGCGTTTGTTATGTATGTATATGCAGCGAAATGTTACGTGTATAATCAAGGGAGAGGTTTTTGA
- the LOC139840461 gene encoding protein NRT1/ PTR FAMILY 5.10-like: MGINDKQTLGLLAFSTLLVGGSSVSPQLQVIVFLISLYLVAFAQSGHKPCVQVFGADQFDADNTEERKAKSSFFNWWYFGTYAGPTIGIFVLSYIQDNFSWALGFGIPCIIMGFALIIFLLGTGSYRFEEKTEVRNGFVRIGQCILNGSDGSNLNVVRFLNKALVTSDGSNEDGIICTIDEVEEAKAFLRLIPIWTSCLA; the protein is encoded by the exons ATGGGAATTAATGATAAACAGACACTTGGTTTGCTGGCTTTTTCAACGTTGCTTGTTGGCGGCTCATCAGTTTCTCCTCAACTGCAAGTTATCGTATTTTTAATATCGCTATATCTTGTGGCATTTGCGCAAAGCGGGCACAAGCCTTGTGTTCAGGTCTTTGGGGCTGACCAGTTTGATGCAGACAATACAGAAGAACGCAAAGCCAAAAGCTCATTCTTTAACTGGTGGTATTTTGGAACATACGCGGGGCCTACAATCGGAATCTTTGTTCTAAGTTACATTCAAGACAACTTTAGTTGGGCTCTTGGCTTTGGGATTCCTTGCATCATCATGGGCTTTGCCCTCATTATATTCTTGCTTGGAACAGGGTCATACCGATTTGAAGAGAAAACCGAAGTTAGAAATGGTTTCGTGAGAATTGGCCAG TGCATCTTAAATGGGTCAGATGGGTCAAATTTAAATGTTGTAAG ATTTCTCAACAAAGCTTTGGTAACCTCTGATGGATCAAACGAAGACGGAATAATTTGTACCATTGATGAGGTGGAAGAAGCAAAGGCGTTTCTTAGGCTAATTCCAATATGGACGAGCTGTTTAGCATAG